GTCGCGCACAGCCATCGTGACACACTGACCCACAGACCAGGAAGGAGATCAACATTACGAACCTGTCCAACTGCATTCAGCAACGGTACAGTGAACAGTACAAAAGAGACTGTCCTACAAGACAGATTTCATGTCAACATGGTTCTCACATAACACTGACGTTCTGTGTTGGTCCTTTATTTGCCTATAATAACGAACGCTACAGGAACGCTTGCAGGAACTATTATCGTTAACAAACCCATTTATACACCTTATGTCAGGGTGAACCCAATCATGCACAGCAATGTTTTAATTTACAGGAAAGGCATCGCAAGGAACACCGGTAAGTTATATCTAAACAGGATACATATTGCCTGGAGCCGTAATAAATATGTACATCTCGCATGTCAGTTGGCTACAGAGAATATATCCTACATTCGTTGTTAAAAGATGCTTACACGTGGTGAGGCGTgaagaattgaccttcagtaacccattcctGTATTAAACGACGTTGACATGAGATCTATGGCCATGATTGTCAGCAACACATACATTCTGTTCGTTTTATTCACACATGACTTTCGTTTATGTGACCACCCCTTGTCAGTGGAAGACTGGGGCTCTGTCGCTCTGCTAACTCGGTTGCTATGTCCAGGAGTGAGGGGTCGGAAGACCTGGACTCCTAACTACCCACATCACATTTATGTGCTGGCACACATAATTCATAAACGCAACACCAAGTACACTCACATACTTCTTGCTCTGCCTCAGTCCATATATAAAAAACAACTTCATCAAGAGACGGTGTAGGCTCGTACCACACGGGTCAGCTAAGTGGTGTGGGCTGGCTTCCGTCACGTGATAGTGCGCACCGCTAGCTCAGTGCCCAAGCTATCTTTTCATATGGTTTGATCCTGGCCTGATCGCAATCACATGTTTCAACTCATCGTTTTGATTCGTGAATCTTCTATCCGTCCCAGCACTCGTGAATATTATAACTGGAAAATTATCGTTAAGTACCACCCGCtaattctttatttattttattgatgtgTTATGGTGTTTCGTCTCCCACGACGGATACATTTTTAACTTTGTAACTTACGACTAACGCCATTCTCGTTTGACAGCTTGTCTCTCAGGAATGTCTAGTCGTTATCAATCGTGAGTCAAAACTGTAAATCTATATACGGAGTCTTATGTAATtctcttactgattttggaTGCATTTGTTACCTTATAACACTGGTCTGTATCTATCAATATTGTAAAATGAATGTGTTAAACAGATGTGTTGAATTCCCGGTAATCAAGAGTTGGAAATAGGCTTAACTTGTCTTGACAagtttgttttaaacatgtatTATTCATGCGAAAAagattgggtacaagttatacaactTAGAACACCCTCTTCGTAGTATTTAAAGAACatcatttacattcattattcaaGATGGACAGACAAGATCAGAAAGATGGGAAAGAATGGAACAGTTCCATTAATTAGTAAAATCATGTGCAGAGTGTCGGAATATTAAGAATTCCTGTCCGAAACCAACCCATCCTTTTCAAGTTGACGGGGAAATATTAAGTATTTATCTAGATACGTATGTGCATATGCATATGAATACGAGTGGacatatgcataccattgttcTATGTGTGTGGTAGAGTGGAAATAAAATGGAAATGTTAAACAAATACTTTTCTTTCCAACAGAAAGGTAAGCATGTACATCCTTTTAACATATATTACCTATAGCATATTTTCTATGTACACGATTTGGTCGTACTCTTCAGCTCTGAAAATGTCAAGTGATGTAAGCACCAATCTACATCCTAATGGCTAGGGCATAACCTTGAAGATTATCAAAGGGAAAGGGAagaatcatcagcaaataatcgtGTCAAGCAATCTAAATCATCAGCAATATCGCTGACATTAACAAGAAATAGGAAAGGACAGTGGACTGACCCTTGAGGGACACCAGCTTGTATATACTTCGGCTTGGATAGGGCTCCATTTACAAAGACGCTTTTTTTGTAATCAGCAAGCAAATTTAACAATGACCCATGAATTCCGTATTTTTCTAGTTTCAACAATAAACCCTTATGCCACGCACGGTCAAACGCTTAGATACATCACAGAAACACTCCCTCCGAAGTTCTGAATCGAACCAAGGTTTATCGGTTGTCAAATGGTGACCGTTTAGAAAGAATACACACTGATATAAGATGTTGAGATGCTTATAAAATTGTGTACAGGCTTCATTAACATTCCTGCAACTACTAAATATGTTATACCAATTTGTCTCATTAATCATAGCATTTAGTTTCTCATGGTCACCTCTTTCATAACAAAATACGTTTCTCTTACAGGCTAAGTTGGTATTTTCATGGGCATCAACGGTGATATATGAACCTTTGTGATCACTGATACTTTGACATAAATCTATAACACCTCTCTCTAAAACATCAACATCGTCAGATATAATGAAGCGATCACGTAGTTTGCTCGTTGTTTTCTTTACTCTCGTTGGCTCATTAATGACATTTTTCTGATTTTCCTGGTAATTAGATAATACGTGTTATTATTCGACAAAGTGTTTGCATTATGATCGCCAACAACGGCAACTTGCCGGAGATATCTAATGCAGTCTCAATACTACTGTCAAGCCGACTCCAGTATTCTAAACCTTTATATTGTGGTCTGCAAGTGACACACAACACAAGCGGATTTTGTAGGATAAACAATTTCACTtactatattatattattaatataGATTCATCACAGTTGTTTTCAAGATGAGcgtgatgtaaatacattataACTTTATATACATTATAACGCTATAACATTATAACAAGGAAGCATTATAACACCATCCAAGGAAGCATTTCTGTCTCTCCGTATAGGATCATGAAAAATTCACCCATCTGAGCGTATCAGTATCAACATCTCAATCTAGGTAGGTTTCTGTTAGGCAAAGAGTGTCATACTCAGATACATATTCGGACAGGTGTTTCAGTTTGTTACTACACTGATCCTGACAAATGGTGACATAAACAGACAAAGCGCAACTAACACACAGCCTGATTTACATGAAGTTGCTCCGAATGTTCTTGACATGTGGAACTGAACGGTTCATATGACCATACAAAATATGGATAAAATGTCTTATTTGCATGCACGGCTGTTCCCAGAGTGTTAGGACAACTATTATGGTCTCAATAAACTATTTGTCAAGATCCCAGTGGTTCGAGCTAACATGGGCAACGCTCTTAGACTTTTACTATCATTTCTGTGCATTTCAAAATCGTGAAATGATTATCAAAACCAATGCATGCTGTTTCGTTTTGACAAATGCGAGACTACACGAACTCAGTGATAAGCAATATTTAGTCTGAAAGCCATAGGTATGCAGTCTGAATACGTTAACTGTTCCTTGATGAAagtcgcactcggcaatattccagccatatgacatCCGGTCTGTACATCATCCATTCTAACCTTAATCTTCACTTGTTTATTTCTATGAAGGGTTATATTATCTCTGGAAATATACATGCATCAAGATGACATAAGTCGATGTATTCATACTATGTAAACTAGAATATTAAGTTACTGATTTGTACACAGTAACTGAAAGAATTAGCGTCCTCTAAACATTGATATACTGTTTGATGGTGCGATCGTAAACATAGCCGAATTTTATTGTCCCAAGATGTCACGACTCACATTATCCCGACTTGGTGAGATATTATTTGTACCGTGTGCTCAAGCTGCGATTTGTCTGTCTACTGTCTAGTGGCACGTACAGCAGCCACAGCTGACTGACTATACTGGAGCCtaacatttgaaatgttttgttggtttggttattttgttggttggtttttaTCTCAAGGATCATGTTATTTTCTAGTAATCAACATAGTATGCACACGGGTTGGTTGTTAGACCGAATAAATCGATACATGTTCCTCGCCAGTTCACAACAGAGCGCGCTGCATTGCACCCGGTGTTTCGCCACATTTGAAACGGGCGGATGAGTCAGGCTGGACTTCACCATTATAGCATTCGCCAGCATTAACTACCTTGTTCAACCCATGCTGACTAAACTATATTTCTCTATGTGTGAAGTTCCTCTTTCTCATCTCCTTAAACGTATCCACTGAACATTTGTATCAGATGGACTAATATAACTGTATCTTTATACATTTAGTTATGTCAGTTTCTTTCAGGGAATATGTTATCATTATATAGCTATTGTTGTGGGTAGGGAAAGTGGTTGTCATGATGTTTGATGGCTGGTGCCTGCCGTCAATGTTATGAAGATATCAAGCTTAAGAATCAAAAGAAGTATTTTGGAtcaatttgtttttcatatcAATTCATATTTTAGTGGATTTAAAGAATAATAATCTTGGAATCAACTGCACAACTTCTGAAGATCGCCGAAAATCTCAAGCCAACCGTCGACCAAATGTCACAAATTTGAAATTCCAGatatcatataatatatatgcaacacaaaacatgtcaatgttGAGTCAAAATAAAACCTTGCCAAATACGAACAGAATCGAATAACAGAGTAATGAAAGCTAGTGCATGGTTGACTGAACCGGGCTATTTAACCATCCGTCTATGTGAAGTAAGGGGCGAAGTGGTGTGTAGGGGAAAGGAACGCTAGTCCTGGaaccagtgccctcaaccatcAGACTCCCGTCTTCCCCCGACACAGGggtgcaacccacggcaaaaaGATTGGGACCAGCAGTGGGGTGTTGTGGGCCATCGGGTCCACGAAGGGGGTTGGGaagagctcttagcgttacccagcatccaccacgaggaggtggctcttcaaaGGCAATGTTATCTGTATCGTTCTGTGTAGGTACTCGTAAGAAACGTCATGTCCCCACACAATTTAGAAATACTAACACTTAAATGATACCATCGTCTGGAGTTAAATGTACATACCTGTAACGAGACTGAAACTAGCAAGAAGAATCACAACACCGTCACGCACTGCCATTGCGACACACTGCGGCACAGACAGGGAGGGTAGATCTAgattacaaatatattcaacTGTGTTTTCAACGATTCACTGAATTTCAAAAGGGactgtcgttcagatatcaataCAGCAAGCCCTTTAACATAAAATTGTAGTTTTCAGTTGGTCTTTTATTTGCCTATAATATTGAACGCTACCACCGGCAGTAACTATTATCGTTGAACCCGTTTATAGGCAATTGTCCATTGAGGGAAGCCATTCACAGAAGTGTTTGAATGTACGGGTAAAGCATAGCTTGGACACAGTACAACGCTGTAACAGTTACATCTAATTCACCAGGATAAATGTTGCATAGACTCGTGCTATTTATAGAGTCGTGCTTGTTATGACCAAGGTCGTTACAGAGCGTGAATGTCGCCGACATTCGTTGTTAAGATGTGAATGCACATGCACGGTAAGCCCTGGagaatcttcagtaacccatatgtGTCATAAAAGATGCTGACATTAGTGTacatgtcgatgctcatgacgtcaatcactTAATTGTCTTATGCTTAATGATTCTTGAAACGGCGTTTAAGCACACATACCCATTCTGTTCGTTGTATTCACAGTTTCCATTTGTGACCAGACTCATTTTAACCCTGGTTTCTCGACCTTGGAAATACCGAATCCCGGACCATGTCGTACACGAGTGAACTCAAACAGGTCTGTATGTATCAGCATTTTTATTTGAATGTGTCGCACGGGATGTGTTGAATTCCCGGTAGTCAAgagttgaaaatatgtttaacgAAATGAAAACCGTGCAGAAAATATATTGCAATTTTGTATAATCACCAAACCATgaattgttgagtgcggcgttattCCCAGAAAAACGACTAAAACAAGGTCCCAGAACCAAGTACGTTCCCTCCGGCCCAGGACGGCCTTACTTGCGAACGCCGTAATTGAAGGAAGTCCAGATTTCCTCAAATTATGATTGTTAATCCCCAAATTCTGCAATTACTTGAACAGTCACAagtaatattttacaaaaagtatCTAAACATCAGGGGTGAGAGAATGGGTGAGCCTGAGAGTGTGAGTTACGATTTGAagatacatttgaaatatttcatccatatcgcGGATAACAagttataaaaataataataacacaaGGTGTCGATTACGTGGACAATTAAGTCAATTTCTTTTACAGACTCACTGATTAAATGAACGTGTACCTACTATCCTTCTACATTTTTGCAGTGAaatacttgtcatttgtgatggaaaaatcaatacagtcgccaaaatatttcagccatatcgtgctTAATTACAAGTTATAATAATAACGCAAAGCGAATATTACGTGGACAAAACATACTAAAAACGCCGACAAAAGGCAAAacatttgtcaacattttccATTCATTTGGTGACAAAATGAGTGTATGAATATGTGAGTAGTTATCAATCACCATGCAGGTTGTCTTGCAGCTAagtgtggcacccgtggcgagccacctcctcgtggtgggtgctaggtaacgccaagagctcgtcAACActcccgttgtggacccgggggtatatttggtccaccaacccgttaacCGTGGATTGctgccctgtgtcggtggaggaggaaATCCTGGtggttccaggcccctattgcccaacaaaccactttggccctggcttcacctagacgggtggtagaatgggcccggttctatcaatcggctggccacgccaagccctgtgcatggtgactatttttgcacattgtATTTGTTATTTGGTATTGGTACTTTCGATATCTATTGAATAAATTATAGTTTATATTAtactgcctagagtcttatgccagaaggcgatggctcatgggcagGTCTGGTGATATTGACCTCTGAATAATGTATGTCTTCAATTTCTTGTCAAGGTCCGGACCAGTCTGGCATCAAATTGGTTGACAAAATACAGCTATTCAAGTCATATTCTCCGGAGTATAacacccctgtatccctggtgtcagcatcttggataCCCGGCGGTGCTTATTGACCCCGTCCTTGTTGACGctccatggcgggtggggagcaggggtgctgaaCCAATCCTTTTCACTATGTCTCAAAAACTCACTGGTTCCAAGAGACGTCACTCAAATGCAAGTTCCTCAGATGATCATCATAGCTCTTCTGTAGATTCATAATCTCGATTCATTGTAATTGAAGCTGCTGACCATGCTCCAATAAAATTGAACCCATTCGCCATTTCTAAGGCTATTAATGAATGTTGTGGTCAGGTTAAAAATGTCACTCGCCCCCGTTCTTGTTGAATGTTCTAGAAAGCAGCAGTCTGTGAACCTTTTATCCATCAAACAATTTGCCAATGTTCCAGTGGTGGTTATtgtacacaaaacactgaattccTGTCGTGGAATCGTCCGTGATCGCCCTCGTTGTCTCTCCGACATGAGTGAAGACGAGAttgtcactgaaatgaaacatcaagGTGTCACGGCCGTGAAGCGTTTCACTATAAAATGATTCTATCATCAAGACCCACACTTATCTTTTTACGTTTTCTCTTTCCAAACTCCCTACATGtgttaaagctggatacttcaatatcggagtggacGTATATGTCCCAAACCCACTCCGATGTTATAACTGCCAAAAGTTCCGTCAAGGAGCCAAGAACTGTCATCGAAATATTACATGAGAGTTCAGTATGCACGAATGAGTCTCTGAAGTGTGCTAACTGCAGTGGTGACCATCTTGCTTCCTCAAAATCCTGTCCCTGTTTCGTACATGAAGCccaaatttttaaatacaaGTGCACTAACATTGTGTCCTATAATGAAGCCAAAACATTAGTGTCATCACAGTCTCCCTTTTCAACCAGAACATATTCAGCCGCAGTCTCGACCCCAACTTCAACTAAAGTTTCTGTATCATGCCAAACCGACATCTTACCCTTGAGGACTCTGATCTTCTTAATCACAGTGACtcacaaacatcaacatcagcctCTCAGACAGAAGTCCATCAGTCACAAGCTTCGTCATCCAATTTTCAAAAGGACAATGATACAGTTCTGTGCACTGCGCATACAGGAAACATtaaaaaacaatcaaagaagAAACACAGGTCCCTCCAACACTTGGAGGTTCCACCGTCCATCCAACCTACTGAGGTTCATAACACCTTTGAACTTCTTCAGATGGAAACCACTCCTACATTGCCTAACCTGGCGAGTGGAACTCCATCTCGGTGTCGACCACCAATTGAACCGCCATGAGTAACTGAAATCATATcattcagtggaactgcagaggacttcggCATAATTTCAATGAACCCCAGTTATTAGCACAAAATCTACATCCATCCAgtttgtttacaagagacataccttAAACATACAGATAAGTGTGATATAAGACGCTATGGTCCTTGTCATCCTTTTCACCACCGAGCGTTAAAGCTACCGGTGGCGCTTCTGTTCTTGTGCGACAGGACgccattcacagtcctgttgCTCTTAACACTAACTTGCAAGCTGTAACAGTCCATCTCACACTGCATATTACCTTCACACTCTGTTCCTTGTACCTTCCTCCGTCTTCCAATATTCAGAAGCCTGACCTTCAAAAATTGTGTCATCATGGGCGATCTCAGTGGGCATAATCCTTTATGGGGACGTTCAAATATAACTCAGAAAGGCAGAATGATTGAGGATTTCATAGCTGACAACGACCTGTGCATCTTCAATGATGATTCAGTAACATAGttgcatcctggtacaggtacTTAGTCATCcctagatctgtctcttgcagattcaACTTTGTTGAGTGGATTCACATGGTCAGTTTaggatgacctctgtggaagtgaccactttcctacAATTCTGAAACCTGTgtcaccatctgatgttccccCGTCACGatggaatttaaaaaaaacctgaCTGgcttttatatgaaactctgtgtCTTACCAAATTAGAACCTGCAATTTTCATGGACAGTCCTGatcccataaaatgtttctctgaagaattaaatataatagctgatgaatgtatccttaagtcctctgctgttcctcatatacgcaaaccatggttcaacgacaACTGCAAGCGAGCTAGGTAGGCATGGGAAAAGGCTGAACgatatttccgtcgccatcttatggtacataatttaaataaatttaaaattttaaatcctAAAGCGcagtccaaggtatggaacatggaccagaaaattaaaggtaaagataCTCAATCTAGTGTccaacatggagatcaagtacttaccaataaatcagatattgtaaATAAACTGGGTGGAACTCTCGCTAAACTCTCTTCCtccaggcacccgtggcgagccacctcctcgtggtgggtgctgggtaacactaagtgctcgccaaccccccgttgtggacccggggcatatttggtccaccaacctgttggccgtgggttgcggccctgtgtcggtggaggaagggatcctggtggttgagggcaataggggcctgcaaccgtgttcatgttgctcaacacaccactttggccctgacttcacctagacgggtggttgaatgggcccggttcaatcaatcggctggtcacgccaggccctgtgcatagtTAGTATTTTTGCACATATCTATTTTTCTGGTCTTGGCTATTCtaaattcaaattattcatgatattgttttgCCTAGAGcactatgccagaaggcggtggctcatgggccaatctggcattacTGACCTCCAGGTTCTAATTGTCTTTAGAAATTGTCATGGATGGAACCAACCTGACATCTATTCTTTTTGACGGTATTGgctacctgtgtctgtattgcttgagtataacatccctgtaaccctggtgtttcATTGTTGGTTTCCACTTTAacgccgtccttgttgacactccatggtgggtggggagcagggatgtcgaatCTACATCCATTCATTATGGCTTCCCAACAACTCTCTGGTTCTCGATCTAAATCCAAGAGAAAGCATGTAGACTTAGAAACTGTCtcgtcttctgatgatgaatcAGAAACAACAAACTTTCTTGGCCCCGTTTCCTGGTTGTCCAGGGAATTGAAGGAcaaccattaaaactgaacccttttgcaatatCGAAGGCAATTGCAGGAATATGTGGCGAAGTGAAAAACGTTACTCGGCTTAGAACAGGTTCCTTGCTGGTGGAATATGCCAGAAAACAACAGGCTGTTAATTTGCTTAAAGCTCGTCAGTTTGCAAATACAAGGATTGCTGTGTCACCACACAGAACGCTGAATTCGTGTAGAGGCATTGTTCGTGATCGGGCAAAATGTCTCTCTGACATGTCGGAAGTTGATATCGCAGCAGAACTTAAGTCTCAAGGTGTCACCTCTGTGAAAAGATTCACAAGAAAAGATGGCAACAGCACAGTcaaaacaaacacgtatctgttgACGTTTTGTCTTGCTACAGTACCAAAATCAATTAAAGCTGGGTACTTTAATATTGAGGTGGAAGTCTACATCCCTAATCCACTTCAGTGCTTAAAATGTCAGCTGTTCGGGCACGGTGCTAACACGTGCAAAAACTCCCCAAAATGTTCTCGTTGTGGTGAGAAACATGAGAATGTAGACTGCACAAATACcatcaaatgtgcaaactgccATGGAGATCACATGTCCTCATCACGATCCTGTCCAGTCTTTGAACAACAGGCTCATATTCTCAAACTTAAACACACCAATAATATATCTTttgctgaggcaaagaaactgttacCAATCACTGATAGAATCTCCACACAAAAAAATTACACTGCTGTTGTATCTACCTCCCGTCCAACAGTTGATCACGAGTGCCAGACCTCCATTTCCTGGGTCTCAGAAAAACAGACCATTATGTATACAATTTCTGATGAGGATACAGGAACATCCACCCAGACAGACATGATGCCTGAACCAAAAAATCACCATGAACCTGAAAGGAAAACAACCATGTCCagaaaagaacagaaacaacaaagacGAAAGGAAGCCAGGGTCCTCAAACATGTTGAGGTGCCTTTACCATTACAAGtccctgtagaggttcataacACCTATGAACCACTAGATATGGAGACAAGCCCTTCACAGTCATCCCAGCATAAAGGGACTTCGTCTCGTTCACGCTCTCCTATTGAGCCCCCATGAGTTGCTCTCATAATgttatccagtggaattgcagaggcctgcacttgatttgtcactctcaGATCCTGATATATACAacgagtttgaatggtcagtccatgatgacctttgtggaagtgaccattttccaacaattctCGCAGCTATAAATCCTACTGATAACGcacctgcaactaggtggaattttagtaaggccaactggccattatttcagacaCTCTGCACTGAAACCTTGAATAATAACGTTTTTGTCAATAGTCTGGATCCGATTCAGGTATTCTCTGATAAATTGAAGAATATAGCAAATGAaactataccaaagtcctctgcaacccaacacgttcgtaaaccatggtttaatgatgaatgcaaacaggccagaaagaacaGGAAGAAGGCCGAGAAGTATTTTCGGCGACAtcctacagtccataatttagacaaagttaaaattctaaatgctaaggCTCACCGCGCCTTCAAGCAGAATAAGCGtcaatcttggcgaaattatgtttccaagataaatTCCCGCACACCAATTTCtaaagtgtggaatatgattcaacgaATAAAGGGTAAAGGTTGCAAATCAACTGtgcaccatctgaaggatggtgacgatgtattgacagataagggtgatattgccaataagATTGGTgtaactctcgccaaacattcgtcttcatcaaattacgtccatgagtttcagaaataccagaaacagcaggagaagaaaaaaatcaattttaactcagacaatggtgaagactataatgaactattttcattacatgagctatatacagcccctgagcaagctcatgatacagcaacaggttctgatggtattcattatcaacttctgaaacatttacctgaatcatgcctggaaacactgctaaatatatttgacacgatatggactacagggacCTTCCCAGATTCATGGCGTAACGTCATTGTAGTtcccataccaaagcctggccgggatcatactgatccttcgaattacaggccaatctctttaacgagttgtgtctgtaaaaccatggaacgaatggtgaaCAATAGAttgacttggtatcttgaaaccaataattttataacaaatattcaatgtggtttcaggaaaaatcgtagtaccattgaccatttggtacgtctggaatcctttgtcaaaaacgctttagtaaataaacaacatgcagtatcgatattctttgatttggagaaagcatggcattttaaaggatttacatgacttcggtttaaggggtcgtttgcctctttttatctcacaatttttaaaagacaggcagtttcaagtccgagtggggtcaaccctgtctgaccattataatcaggatcagggtg
Above is a genomic segment from Haliotis asinina isolate JCU_RB_2024 chromosome 7, JCU_Hal_asi_v2, whole genome shotgun sequence containing:
- the LOC137291272 gene encoding uncharacterized protein, producing MSEVDIAAELKSQGVTSVKRFTRKDGNSTVKTNTYLLTFCLATVPKSIKAGYFNIEVEVYIPNPLQCLKCQLFGHGANTCKNSPKCSRCGEKHENVDCTNTIKCANCHGDHMSSSRSCPVFEQQAHILKLKHTNNISFAEAKKLLPITDRISTQKNYTAVVSTSRPTVDHECQTSISWVSEKQTIMYTISDEDTGTSTQTDMMPEPKNHHEPERKTTMSRKEQKQQRRKEARVLKHVEVPLPLQVPVEVHNTYEPLDMETSPSQSSQHKGTSSRSRSPIEPP